A window of Meriones unguiculatus strain TT.TT164.6M chromosome 13 unlocalized genomic scaffold, Bangor_MerUng_6.1 Chr13_unordered_Scaffold_45, whole genome shotgun sequence genomic DNA:
TACTGACACACTTTCATACAATGTACATCAACATCAACTAACTGGTTATTcaacttcattaggaattctcacaaaatcacactgcagaaaatgtaagttttaggaaatatataaattattccGTTTGTTACAGTTATCTTTGCATATTTAATATGGCGCACAGTGTAGGGAAATTTATTAATCCAGTCAGTGTGTTAAAGCTCCGAggtcttgcagttttctacaaatctATGGTAAAACATCTCATAGAAGAAAGTATTGTATAAATGTGAGCCAGGTTACATTTATTTTTACCATTATGGCtcttttcaaatatgcaaaacaacccgtaGAGATGGAGAACaccatgaatataaaaataatgatgaaaactcaagatgTTATTCCTCTTTACCTTTAcaccaaattgtaaaattaagtgacatggacaaaaatattcattattgtaatgaatgtggtaaagtttTCATAAGTGCctattatctttgcaggtatgaaaacagtgAAAGCGGAGACAAACCctctgaagatactcaatataaTGAAATATTTGCACCTCACAGTAGTTcccacacatatgaaagtatCCATACTGTTGAGGATCggtatgaatgtaaccagtatgGGAACGCCTTTAcacagaacagtcatctcctaagacataaaaggacacatataggagagaaacTTCATGAATGTacccaatgtggtaaagcctttgcatgtaacagtgatctcctaagacacaaaagaactcacactggagagaaaccttatgaatgtaaccagtgtggtaaagcctttgcatgtaaaaATGAACTCCTaagacatgaaagaactcacactggagagaaaccttatggatGTAACcaatgcggtaaagcctttgcacatatcAGTAGTGTCCTGAGACatcaaagaactcacactggagagaaaccttatgaatgtaagcagtgtggtaaatcctttgcacaGAACTGTAATCTCCTAATACATggaagaactcacactggagagaaaccttatgaatgtaaccaatgtggaaaagcctttgttCGTAAAAGTCATCTCTTAACACatgaaagaattcacactggagagaaaccttatgaatgtaaccaatgtgctgAAActtttgcatgtaacagtagtctcatgctacataaaagaactcacactggagagaaacgttatgaatgtaatcaatgtggtaaagcctttacatgtAAAAGTCATCTCGTGGTACATAAAAGTGctcacactggtgagaaaccttatgagtgtaaccagtgtggaaaagcctttgcaaagaacagtcatctcctaatacatggaagaactcacactggagagaaaccttatgaatgtaaccaatgtgctaaaacttttgcacgtaacagtagtctcctggtacataaaagaactcacactggagagaaaccttacgaatgtaaccaatgtggtaaagcctttgtacataAAAGTAATCTCTTAACACATGAAAAAACTCACACtgcagagaaaccttatgaatgtaaccaatgtgctaaaacctttgcatgtaacagaagtctcctagtacataaaagatcTCACACTGGCGAGAAACCTTaccaatgtaaccaatgtggtaaagcctttgcatgtaacagtgatctcctaagacacgaacgaactcacactggagagaaactttatgaatgtaaccagtgtggtaaagcctttgcttgTAATAATGAACTCCTaagacatgaaagaactcacactggagagaaaccttatggatgtaaccaatgtggtaaagcctttgcatataacagtagtGTCCTGAGACatcaaagaactcacactggagagaaaccttatgaatgtaagcagtgtggtaaatcctttgcacaGAATTGTAATCTCCTAATACATGGGAGAacccacactggagagaaaccttatgaatgtaaccaatgtggtaaagcctttgttcGTAAAAGTCATCTCTTaacacatgaaagaactcacactagagagaaaccttatgaatgtaaccaatgtgctaGAACTTTTGCATGTAATAATAGTCTCatgctacataaaagaactcacactggagagaaacattatgaatgcaaccaatgtggtaaagcctttacatgtaacagtcatctcgtGGTACATAAAAgtgctcacactggagagaaaccttatgaatgtaaccaatgtggtaaagcctttctacgTAAAAGTAATCTCTTaacacatgaaagaactcacactggagagaaaccttatgaatgtaaccaatgtgctaaAACCTTTGCACGTAACAATAGTCTCCTGGTACATTatagaactcacactggagagaaaccttaccaatgtaaccaatgtggtaaagcctttacatgtaacagtagtctcatgctacataaaagagctcacacaggtgagaaaccttatgaatgtaaccagtgtggtaaagcctttctacgTAAAAGTCATCTCTTAACACacgaaagaactcacactggagagaaaccttatgaatgtaaccaatgtggtaaaacctttgcatataacagtagtctcctggtacataaaagaactcacactggagggAAACGTTATAAATGTcaccaatgtggtaaagcttttacATTTAAGAGTAatctcctgctacataaaagagctcacactggagagaaatttcATGCATGTAACTAGTGTGTTAAAGTCTTTGCATGTAACTGTGTCCTTCTAcgacataaaagaattcatactggagagaaaccttaggAATGTGATGAATGTCACAAAGCCTTTACACAGAGCAGTATTCTAAAAGATaagagaactcacactggagattaaccttatgaatataaccaatgtggtaaataaagcctttccatgtaacagtAATCTCTGAAAACATAAGAGAActcatactagagagaaaccttatgactgCAACCACTGTGCTAaaacctttgcatgtaacagtagtctcctggTGCATAaaaaactcacactggagagaaaccttacaaatgtaaccaatgtgataaagcctttacaTGTAGCAGTAGTCTCATGCtacataaaagagctcacactggagagaaatcttatgaatgtaattaGTGTGATAGAGCCTTTGTATGTAAAAGTCATTTCTTaacacatgaaagaactcacactggagagaaactttatgaacgtaaccaatgtggtaaataaagcctttgcatgtaacagtaatctctGAAAACATAAGAGAACTCATACTGTAGAGacaccttatgaatgcaaccaaggTGGTAAAGTCATTACATATAACAgtgtctcctaatacataaactcacactggagagaaacattatgggATGTGTCCTATGTGTAAAGCcttttgcacaaaacagtcatttcCTTATATAGACTTGCTCTtcttcctgaagatacctgataaaagaggatcagatgaattgggaggaggtccccccatcagtggacttggaaaggggcatggtgcagatgagggagggagggagggactggggggGAATgcgggatcgggacacggctggtttacagagttaataaaatgtaactgataagaaaaaaataaaattcaagagaAAAATAACGTTGCTCTTCACAATCATGtccaaagtcatgaaagaattcatactggaaagAAAGACTAGACTATGAGACTATTTAACATTGTGAAACTATTAAACATTTGTATAATCGTCATGAATGAATTTGTACAGAGAGAAACTTTTTGAACATGTTAAACTGTGAGgcctttgcacatatctatattctacatcatcataaaactttcaaaatggagagaaaatctaAGAATATGAACAAATGTCATCCAGGTACTACTGGTTGATTAAGGCCACATAATGTTCTTGGGATCtaaactgtgatgcctacccaacaaatgagccagaaagttacagaggttctgaccttgaaaatcataaacatctttgccATTTTACAACTAAATTTTTAACCTCAGTCAGGTTTTAGGggtatgggatttgtttatgtcattgagGAAGTCAGCTGATGTAAAATGTAGGTTTTGCAATCAAAACAATCATCCATTTGTCCTTTTGTGATTAGGAAAAGGTAATATGGTTAAAGAAAGAGAATATGTGGTTTGGGTCTGTCATTATGTTAGGGGATCAGAAACCATGGTATGGAAATTTGATATTTTTGGGAACAAAAGTTGAGTAATGGATGCTGGTCAGCTATTGGTAATTTTACAGCTTTCTGAGGGACTATGAACCTTGGTTTCACCCTATAATTCAATGGAGGCTAGTATCAAAAAGGCGCTACTTAGGACAAATTTCTTTTGCTCATTCCCACATGCAAATTACTTTTTCAAGTTTTGCATCCCACAGTCATCCTCAAGTATATAAAATACAGATACTAGAAACCTCACCCATGTaatcaatatgataaagccttttcttaatacagttatgtCCATACAAGAATACATAGTGCAGTGAAACCCTATGAGTAAACAaagtggtaaagccttttcatgaaGTTccctttgaaatcatgagaaacaGTCATACTGCAAAGAAAAGCTATGGGTGTGGTCAGTATGGTAAAGTTTTGTGCTTCATGGTACCATTATAGAAGAGTAAAAAGTAAGTGTGTGAGCAACCagttaaagcctttgcagattACAGTAGATTTTGAGAAACTTAAAGAACTAATTCTGAAAGaaatctattagaataaaagatttgttaagatCTTTGAAGAACCAAATTGCATTCAGTTAAAGGAGATTATATGGAGGAAacattctaacaagtgtcaacaatgtattcatgctTTATGGCGTCCATCCTTATGTTGTTTCCAATTGAAACTAATATGGACAAAAGACCTCTGAATTTAAACAATAAGGCAACTCTTTTAGATTTCAAAGTTCTCTCCAAttgcatgaaataaatcatccagttgtaaaattctGGGGTGTGTattattgtctttttctgtgacaAAAAGCAATGTCTAAAGCAAAttccaaatgtgtttaatttgccttatggttccagaggtATATGGGATCACTATGAGATGGGTTTCACAAGTGTCACACAT
This region includes:
- the LOC132651310 gene encoding zinc finger protein 431-like, with translation MGPKEDRNMDWLLPCQTALTYNDVHVNFTREEWALLDPSQRNLYKDVMLEIYRNLIAIGYNWEGHNMEDHCQSSRRYARYENSESGDKPSEDTQYNEIFAPHSSSHTYESIHTVEDRYECNQYGNAFTQNSHLLRHKRTHIGEKLHECTQCGKAFACNSDLLRHKRTHTGEKPYECNQCGKAFACKNELLRHERTHTGEKPYGCNQCGKAFAHISSVLRHQRTHTGEKPYECKQCGKSFAQNCNLLIHGRTHTGEKPYECNQCGKAFVRKSHLLTHERIHTGEKPYECNQCAETFACNSSLMLHKRTHTGEKRYECNQCGKAFTCKSHLVVHKSAHTGEKPYECNQCGKAFAKNSHLLIHGRTHTGEKPYECNQCAKTFARNSSLLVHKRTHTGEKPYECNQCGKAFVHKSNLLTHEKTHTAEKPYECNQCAKTFACNRSLLVHKRSHTGEKPYQCNQCGKAFACNSDLLRHERTHTGEKLYECNQCGKAFACNNELLRHERTHTGEKPYGCNQCGKAFAYNSSVLRHQRTHTGEKPYECKQCGKSFAQNCNLLIHGRTHTGEKPYECNQCGKAFVRKSHLLTHERTHTREKPYECNQCARTFACNNSLMLHKRTHTGEKHYECNQCGKAFTCNSHLVVHKSAHTGEKPYECNQCGKAFLRKSNLLTHERTHTGEKPYECNQCAKTFARNNSLLVHYRTHTGEKPYQCNQCGKAFTCNSSLMLHKRAHTGEKPYECNQCGKAFLRKSHLLTHERTHTGEKPYECNQCGKTFAYNSSLLVHKRTHTGGKRYKCHQCGKAFTFKSNLLLHKRAHTGEKFHACN